In a single window of the Gossypium hirsutum isolate 1008001.06 chromosome A13, Gossypium_hirsutum_v2.1, whole genome shotgun sequence genome:
- the LOC107905086 gene encoding probable glutathione S-transferase, whose protein sequence is MAGAAEDMKVLGTKQSMFRQRVVWALKLKGVEYEFIEEDLVHKSSLLLALNPVHKKVPVLVHDGKPIAESKIILEYIDETWKERPLLPEDPRERANARFWAAFIDDKLMEASKKAFVSTGDDRAKAMESTMEGLKLLEQELQGKKYFSGDDGIGYLDIVAGWVAYWFQFIEEIGGFQVMESTKFPCLDAWIKNFLQVPSVEQSLPSPDELRNVFGAIRMAMQMK, encoded by the exons atggCAGGTGCTGCTGAAGATATGAAGGTGTTGGGGACAAAGCAGAGCATGTTTAGGCAAAGAGTTGTATGGGCACTGAAGTTGAAGGGCGTTGAATATGAGTTCATTGAAGAAGACCTTGTTCATAAGAGTTCATTGCTTCTGGCACTGAACCCAGTTCACAAAAAAGTTCCTGTACTCGTTCATGACGGAAAGCCCATTGCCGAATCCAAAATCATCCTCGAATACATTGATGAAACATGGAAAGAAAGGCCTTTATTGCCGGAAGATCCTCGGGAGAGAGCAAATGCTCGTTTCTGGGCTGCTTTTATTGATGACAAG TTGATGGAAGCATCGAAGAAAGCATTTGTTTCGACCGGAGATGATAGAGCGAAGGCGATGGAGTCGACGATGGAGGGCTTAAAATTACTGGAACAAGAGCTTCAAGGAAAAAAATATTTCAGTGGAGACGACGGAATTGGATATCTTGATATCGTAGCGGGATGGGTTGCATATTGGTTTCagtttattgaagaaattggagGTTTCCAAGTAATGGAGTCAACCAAATTTCCTTGTTTGGATGCATGGATCAAAAACTTTCTGCAAGTTCCGAGCGTCGAGCAAAGCCTTCCCTCACCCGATGAATTGCGCAATGTCTTCGGCGCAATTCGAATGGCTATgcaaatgaaataa